One genomic region from Cetobacterium somerae encodes:
- a CDS encoding tyrosine-type recombinase/integrase, producing MGKMTKAISKEEIDTILGSIKIKQDVRNALLVELNTGLRIQDIARLRYNDIQFGKLEIIEKKTKKPQITRINMELVEYLFKNRTREDNFIFASNEKEVKAFVRKVQDQILKACDYENIDSTFISTHSFRKSFATLAYNETKDIMFVQQLLNHSSVSVTQKYIRVNKEKADDYRGKQRLGF from the coding sequence ATGGGAAAAATGACAAAGGCTATAAGTAAAGAAGAGATTGATACTATTTTAGGGTCAATAAAGATAAAACAAGATGTAAGAAATGCTTTATTAGTAGAATTAAATACAGGACTTAGAATTCAAGACATAGCTAGACTTAGATATAATGATATTCAATTTGGAAAATTAGAAATAATTGAGAAAAAGACAAAAAAGCCCCAAATTACAAGAATAAATATGGAGTTAGTTGAATATCTTTTTAAAAATAGAACTAGAGAGGATAATTTTATATTTGCCTCAAATGAAAAAGAAGTAAAAGCTTTTGTAAGAAAAGTACAAGATCAAATATTAAAAGCGTGTGATTATGAAAATATTGATAGTACCTTCATAAGCACACATAGTTTTAGAAAATCTTTTGCCACGTTAGCATATAATGAAACTAAAGATATTATGTTTGTACAGCAACTATTAAATCATTCAAGTGTTTCTGTCACTCAAAAATATATTAGAGTAAATAAAGAGAAAGCTGACGATTATAGAGGGAAGCAAAGGCTAGGATTTTAA
- a CDS encoding MerR family transcriptional regulator — MKKYYSIGEISKIYNISVDTLRHYEKIKLLEPAFRKSTGYRYYSSEQIWKLNNIRNLRGLGLGLEAIKGFLETRSVNSTEKVLDSQLEIVERELEKFSRLKEELLIKKANLEYFKNNISFGVPQLKNISKRRIIKSKGRVKDDGDIDFKIKLLSIKTLSENDFLFTENEFGGTLSKENFSKKRYDTYEEIFVINNEGTEEGEEIEAGDYVSIYYRGYYSENYRYYEKAKRFIKENELSITGDIFEIFHIDIHTTENSEEYITEIQIPVKKL, encoded by the coding sequence ATGAAAAAATATTACTCTATAGGAGAAATAAGTAAAATATATAATATAAGTGTTGATACATTAAGACACTATGAAAAAATAAAACTTTTAGAACCAGCTTTTAGAAAAAGCACAGGATATCGATATTATTCAAGTGAACAGATTTGGAAATTAAATAATATAAGAAATTTAAGGGGATTAGGACTTGGATTAGAAGCTATAAAAGGTTTCTTAGAAACAAGAAGCGTTAATTCTACAGAAAAAGTTTTAGATTCACAGTTAGAAATTGTAGAAAGAGAATTAGAAAAATTTAGTAGATTAAAAGAAGAGTTGTTGATTAAAAAAGCTAATTTAGAATATTTTAAAAATAATATATCTTTTGGAGTTCCACAATTAAAAAATATATCTAAGAGAAGAATTATAAAATCTAAAGGTCGTGTCAAAGATGATGGTGATATTGATTTTAAAATAAAACTTTTGAGTATAAAAACTCTTTCAGAAAATGATTTTTTGTTTACAGAAAATGAGTTTGGAGGAACTCTAAGTAAAGAAAATTTTTCGAAAAAAAGATATGATACTTATGAAGAAATTTTTGTCATAAATAATGAAGGAACAGAAGAGGGAGAGGAAATTGAAGCTGGAGATTATGTTTCTATTTACTATAGAGGATATTATTCAGAAAATTATAGATATTATGAAAAAGCTAAGCGTTTTATCAAAGAAAATGAATTAAGCATTACAGGAGATATTTTTGAAATTTTTCATATAGATATACATACTACAGAAAATTCAGAGGAATATATAACTGAAATACAAATTCCTGTAAAAAAGCTATAG
- a CDS encoding MATE family efflux transporter, which yields MQKKLLNENLFKLIFKYGVPSILTMWIFSLYTIVDGIFIGKFLGAKSLAAVNIVMPYVNFSFAIGIMVAVGSSTMIAIQLGSGEDKKALKSYSTSLQLFMIFSSILSLIGIIFPEKVVRILGANDIILEEATTYLFYLSFFTLFYMLSYGFESFVRIEGSPNYSLLCILGGAIMNIVLDYFLIVILDMGIKGAAIATGAAQMTTALMLGYYLLFKAKKLRYTFTKFNLRTVGSILYNGSSEFLTEMATGVVIMAFNINIMAIIGNDGISAFSVISYISTLVTMTMIGFSQGLQPIISFNYGAQSNKRVLKILKIGTVTVFSLGIFFFFIINMFANELVSIFIKENKELFILTKEAVIYYSFTYILMGINIIISSYFTAVEDAFISSILSVLRGLIFINILLFLLPGIFNTKGIWLSAPVNELIMLVVSSVFFIKSGYKKIVE from the coding sequence ATGCAAAAAAAATTATTAAATGAAAATCTTTTTAAACTTATTTTTAAATATGGAGTTCCTTCTATTCTGACCATGTGGATCTTCTCTTTATACACAATAGTGGATGGAATATTTATTGGTAAATTCTTAGGAGCTAAAAGTTTAGCTGCCGTAAATATCGTTATGCCTTATGTTAATTTTTCTTTTGCTATTGGTATAATGGTTGCAGTTGGGAGTTCTACTATGATTGCTATTCAACTTGGATCTGGAGAAGATAAGAAGGCTTTAAAATCTTATAGTACATCTCTACAACTTTTTATGATTTTTAGTTCAATCTTAAGTTTAATTGGAATAATTTTTCCTGAAAAAGTTGTTAGAATTTTAGGAGCTAATGATATTATTTTAGAAGAGGCTACAACCTATCTGTTTTATTTGTCGTTCTTTACTCTATTTTATATGCTTTCGTACGGTTTTGAAAGCTTTGTAAGAATTGAAGGAAGCCCTAATTACTCTTTACTTTGTATATTGGGTGGAGCTATTATGAATATTGTTTTAGATTATTTTTTAATAGTTATACTGGATATGGGAATTAAGGGTGCCGCTATTGCCACTGGAGCTGCTCAAATGACAACAGCTTTAATGTTAGGATATTATCTCTTATTTAAAGCCAAAAAATTAAGATACACTTTTACTAAATTTAATTTAAGAACAGTAGGATCTATTTTATATAATGGTTCTTCTGAATTTTTAACTGAGATGGCTACTGGTGTAGTTATAATGGCTTTTAATATAAATATAATGGCTATAATTGGAAATGACGGAATCTCTGCTTTTAGTGTTATTAGCTATATATCTACTCTTGTTACTATGACAATGATTGGATTTTCTCAAGGACTACAGCCCATTATAAGCTTTAACTATGGTGCTCAATCAAATAAAAGAGTTTTAAAAATATTAAAAATAGGAACTGTTACAGTTTTTTCTTTAGGAATATTTTTCTTTTTCATCATAAATATGTTTGCTAATGAATTAGTTTCTATTTTTATAAAAGAAAATAAAGAACTATTTATTTTAACTAAAGAAGCTGTTATATATTATAGTTTTACATATATCTTAATGGGAATTAATATTATTATTAGTTCATATTTTACCGCTGTAGAAGATGCTTTTATATCGAGTATTTTAAGTGTTTTAAGAGGTCTTATTTTTATTAATATTTTATTATTTCTTTTACCAGGAATTTTCAATACAAAAGGAATTTGGTTATCTGCTCCTGTTAATGAGCTTATCATGCTTGTGGTATCATCTGTATTTTTTATAAAAAGTGGATATAAGAAAATTGTAGAATAG